A portion of the Bufo gargarizans isolate SCDJY-AF-19 chromosome 7, ASM1485885v1, whole genome shotgun sequence genome contains these proteins:
- the TMEM53 gene encoding transmembrane protein 53, with protein MGDSDMDYSLVLPEPQGCRWDQQREPVVILLGWAGCKDKHLAKYSAIYQGEGCVVIRFTAAWRTVFFAESFGLRSLRDQAKKLLELLFDYEIDENPIVFHVFSNGGFMLYRYMVELLRSHRQLSRLHVVGTIFDSAPGNRNVLGSVRALNTVLAPGTSRPLRYLALLLFTVMVFVLRILLYPATRFLHENHYDAMKSDPSLWPHLYLYSRSDRIIARSDIENMVAIRRRRRLTTQSVDFETSEHVSHYRRYPERYAAICRSFLIDCASKASAFSSEIPSF; from the exons ATGGGGGACTCGGACATGGACTACAGCCTCGTGCTGCCGGAGCCGCAGG GTTGTCGGTGGGACCAGCAAAGAGAGCCGGTAGTGATTCTCCTGGGCTGGGCCGGATGCAAAGACAAGCACCTGGCAAAGTACAGCGCCATCTACCAGGGCGAG GGCTGTGTCGTGATCCGTTTCACTGCCGCCTGGCGCACGGTCTTCTTTGCGGAATCCTTCGGCCTCCGCTCGCTCCGGGATCAGGCGAAGAAACTGCTGGAGCTTCTGTTTGATTACGAGATTGATGAGAATCCGATCGTGTTCCACGTGTTTAGTAATGGCGGCTTCATGCTATACCGCTACATGGTGGAGCTGCTGCGCTCCCACCGCCAGCTCAGCAGGCTCCATGTGGTCGGCACCATATTTGACAGCGCTCCTGGAAACCGCAATGTGCTTGGGTCGGTGCGTGCGCTGAATACAGTCCTCGCCCCCGGCACCAGTCGCCCGCTGCGCTACCTGGCGCTGCTGCTGTTCACCGTCATGGTGTTCGTCCTGAGAATCCTGCTGTATCCCGCCACGCGCTTCCTGCACGAGAATCACTACGATGCCATGAAGAGCGATCCTTCCCTCTGGCCACATCTCTACCTCTACTCCCGCAGCGACAGAATCATCGCACGCAGCGACATCGAGAATATGGTGGCTATCAGGCGGCGCCGGCGACTCACCACACAGTCCGTAGACTTCGAGACGTCGGAGCACGTCAGCCATTATCGCAGGTATCCGGAGAGGTACGCCGCCATCTGCCGCTCATTCCTCATAGACTGCGCCAGCAAAGCGTCCGCGTTCAGCAGCGAGATCCCCTCTTTCTAG